The DNA region GGGACACCATGTCCCGATCTTTGATTTTGCCAAATTGTCCCATGAAAAGGAGGCGCCTCCCGCTTTTAATGGATCCGATAAATTCCTATAATTGGATGGGTTTGCCTACTATGACAACCGCATTAGAAATTTTTGCTCATCACTTTCGAAGAGGATTTCTGATGAATCATCTTTCGGGCAGAAATTATGCATCGGCGAAGAAGTTGTATGTTGTACTTGCCGCCTTTCTCGTCTGGGGTTGCGCTACAGTGGAGGAAGGCCGGCCCGTTCGCCGCGTTGACCCCAGCAAGCAAACGCGCATGGCGGGAACCGGTGTAGAGTCCGACAACATCCGCGAGGTCGCCGACAAAATGATTCGCTCACTCCTCTCGTCACCGGCCATCGCCCGCTCTCCCAATCCGCCCACGATCGCCCTTCTTCCCGTCATAAACAACACACGCTTTCCGATCAATAAGAAAATCTTCATCACGATCATGAAAGCGCGCCTGAACAGCCAGGCCCGCGGGCGGATGTACTTCCTTGCCCGCGAGGAAATGAAGGCCATCGAGGCGGAGCGGGCACTGAAGCGAAGCGGTAAGCTGGACTCCGACCCCCGTCGTCAGAGGAGTCGCGTTGCGGGAGCCGACTTTTTCCTCACCGGCCGGCTCGAGGGGCACAGTACTGCGGGCCGTGGCGGTGTTTCGGACTACATCGTCTACACTTTCAAGATGATCGATCCTGAATCGTCGGTAGAGGTATGGGAAGACATCGTCGAGGTCAAAAAAGAAGGGCTCGACGACGTTATCTACCGATAAACGGCGACAACCCGATGAATGGGATTTCGTAAACTAGGGGGAGGAGACATTCACCATGAAGCAGTTCAAATGGATCATCCCTTTTATTCTTATTCTCTCCCTGGCGGGCTGCGAAGGCGCCTACCGGGCGAAGCGCAACACCCGAGCCGATCTGGAAAACCGCGAGTCGGTGGTGGTCCTGACCAGCAAGCTCCGGGACACCATCGCCGTAGAGGCCCAGCGGGCCAGCTGGACCCCCGCCAACCTCCTCGAGGTACAGGCCCGGCTCCGCAACCGGACGGAAAAACCCGTCCAGGTCGAAGTGCAAACCGTCTTCAAGGACACCGAGGGGTTCTCCACGAACGACAACACGGTGTGGACCCGCATGCTCTTCGAGCCGAACGAAACAAAAGTCTACCGGGTGAACTCTCTGAACACCAAGGCCCGGCGCTTCACCATCCGCATCCGGGAAACGGAATAGAAAAAGGGGAGCGACGAGATGATGAAAAACGCGCTTCGAACCACGATATTCACTGCCGCCGCTGCCCTGCTCCTGACCGGATGCTTCGCGCATCAGGCCGATGTCCCCGCCCCGCCGGCGGATGTCATCGTCCCCCCCCGGCCCTCTCCCGATCGGAGCGATCTCCCCCAGCTGGGACACCGCGAATCGGCCCCGGAAACCTCGCGGCAGTCGGGCCCCTCGCCCGAGCAGTTCGATATCGTGGCCAGCTTCAAAACCGCATACGAGCGCGCCGGCCGCCCCCGGATGCTGATCTTCGTCAACGAGGTACTGGAGCGCGACTTCCAGAGCTACCGGAGCGGCTCGCGGATGGTTTGGCAGGATCAGGTCAAGGGAGTTCGCTCCGAGTCCGACGGCCCGAGCAGCATGGCCATGTCGCGCAACCGGTCTGTTAGCCAGGAGGTGGCCGTTCAGCGGACCCGCCGCCTCATGCCCCCCGAATGGGGTGTGGCGCGCGCTCAGGAGCTTTTCTTCGACCCTTTCCTTCAGGCCAACACGCATCTCGTTGATGTGAACGTGGCCATCCGCTCTTTCACCAGCGACAACAGCTCCCGGCTCAGCGGGGCCTCGGCCCCCAACATCGAATTTACAGCCTGGAAGAAGTACGCCGACGTCATGGTCGAGCTTTTGTTCGTGCCCAATTTCAGGACCCGGACGTGGCGCGTGGTCGCCAAGGCGGTGGACATCCGTACCGGCCAGCACCTCTCCTACGTCACCAGCTACGATGAGAACGCGAGCGGAGAGCCCGTTCAGATTCCCGGCGCGCCGCCGATGCCCGTCCAGGGGGACGATGCCCTCAAGCGCGTCCTTCGCGTCACCTTCAAACTGATGAGCCAGCTCTCTCGAACCTGGTCCGGCGGCACGGCGGGAAGCCCCACCGCCCTCCAGCGCCCCGCCGGAACCATCTCTACGGCACCTTCCCCTTCCCCCGGCATCAGGACATCCCTTCCGCGGGAGAAGCGGGCAGGGCCGCCGCAGCGCCGCTCCACCGGCTCGCCCGAGGATGTGATGTTCGAGAGCTATGTTGACAAGTACCTGAAAAACTACCGGGGGCGCACCGGAGCCTAGAAAATGAAGCGCTCCATTGGTATTCTCGCCGCCGCCGTAATTTTCTGGCTCTTTCCGGCGGACTCCCCGGGAACCCATGCGGACGGACCATCGCCCTCCAGGGGAAAAATCACCCCTTCCACCTCCGCGGAAGATCCGGTCCTGCTGCTTCGGGGCGCACTCGCGCGGGCAAGAGAGATGGCCCGGGCGGGGAAACCGCTCGAGGCCATCGATTTCCTCGACAAATTCCTCGTGAGCCGTATCGCCAAAGGCGATCTGGACATCTTCCCCGTCGTCCTCAACCTGAAAGGCCTCATCCTTCTGCAGGCCAAACAGCCCGGCAAGGCGATGGAAGTCTTCCGGCTCGTTCTCACGCAGCGGCCCGAAGATGAATTCGCCCGCAAGATGCTGACGCGCCTGAAGGGAGAGCGCAAACCGAAGGCAAAACCCGAACAGCCGGAAAAACCGCCTGCGCCCAACGTGGCGGCCGCCCCCCCCGGACGGAGCGGCCCCTTCCGCAATCAGCGGGACTGGATCCCAATCTCCGAAGATCACCCGCGGGTCAAAGCCGCCCTTGCTTTCTTCACCCGCCAGAAGCGGGGAAGAGGCATCCTCCAAAGGTGGATCAACCGAAGCGAGCCGTTTATCCCCATCGTGGGGTACATTTTCCGCCGCACCGGCATCCCGGCCGAATTGTCGCTGATGATGCTGGTGGAATCAGGCGGAAACCCGAAAGCGGTCAGTCACGCCGGGGCGGTGGGCTCCTTCCAGTTCATGCAGCGCACAGCCAAAGAGTACAAGCTTCACGTCCGAACGGGAGAGGTGGACGAGCGGAAGAGCACCGAAAAAGCCGCGCTGGCCGCCGCCCTGTATCTTCGGAAAATGACCGAAATTCACGGATTCGACTGGGCCTCGTCGCTGGCCGCCTACAACTGCGGGCCGGGGTGCGTCCAAAGGGCAATGCGGAACAGCCGGGCGCGTGACTACTTCGCCCTTCATACCCTTCCCCGGGAGACGCAGGATTATGTCCCCCGGATCTATGCGGTCATCCTGATTTTCCGGGATCTCGATCGGTACGGATTCCGCTACGACCCGCAGGTGGCCCGTTACGAAGTGCGGGAGATGGAAGGGCCGATTCCGCTGGACGAAATCGCCCGGCGCGAGGGCACCACCGTCAGCGATCTCAAAAGGCTCAACCCCGAGCTGTTGGGAGATTCGATTCCGCCCGGCACCTACCTCCTCAAGGTTCCCCCGAGACGGCAGCCGGGGCCGGGATAAACGCAGGGGGTTACTCTGGAGCGGGGGCCGCCGAGGTGAGTTGGCGGCGCGAGCGGAGCCAGACGATGACCGGCTTCCCCGCCTCCACCCGAAAGGTGGCCGAAGTACGCAGGCCGGGCAGTATCCTTCCCGCCTTGTCCTCGAAGAGCGCCTCCAACCGATGCTCGCCAGGCGGCAACTTCAACGTGTGGAAATGGACGGCATCGGGGAGGTTGTCCCAGTAGCGGGTATCCGCGTTCGGCTTGGCGTTCATGGCGGCCATCGTGGACACGACGCTCGCCACGCTCAGCGCGCCGGCGGCGTAGCCGGCTGCGTCCCCGAGACTTCCTCCCGCCCCCGCCATCATGGATGCGACCGAGGCGGCGTCCGCGAGGCCGCTGGCCAGCTCGGTGGCGCTGCG from bacterium includes:
- a CDS encoding transglycosylase SLT domain-containing protein, with protein sequence MKRSIGILAAAVIFWLFPADSPGTHADGPSPSRGKITPSTSAEDPVLLLRGALARAREMARAGKPLEAIDFLDKFLVSRIAKGDLDIFPVVLNLKGLILLQAKQPGKAMEVFRLVLTQRPEDEFARKMLTRLKGERKPKAKPEQPEKPPAPNVAAAPPGRSGPFRNQRDWIPISEDHPRVKAALAFFTRQKRGRGILQRWINRSEPFIPIVGYIFRRTGIPAELSLMMLVESGGNPKAVSHAGAVGSFQFMQRTAKEYKLHVRTGEVDERKSTEKAALAAALYLRKMTEIHGFDWASSLAAYNCGPGCVQRAMRNSRARDYFALHTLPRETQDYVPRIYAVILIFRDLDRYGFRYDPQVARYEVREMEGPIPLDEIARREGTTVSDLKRLNPELLGDSIPPGTYLLKVPPRRQPGPG
- a CDS encoding YcfL family protein, which encodes MKQFKWIIPFILILSLAGCEGAYRAKRNTRADLENRESVVVLTSKLRDTIAVEAQRASWTPANLLEVQARLRNRTEKPVQVEVQTVFKDTEGFSTNDNTVWTRMLFEPNETKVYRVNSLNTKARRFTIRIRETE
- a CDS encoding penicillin-binding protein activator LpoB, which encodes MNHLSGRNYASAKKLYVVLAAFLVWGCATVEEGRPVRRVDPSKQTRMAGTGVESDNIREVADKMIRSLLSSPAIARSPNPPTIALLPVINNTRFPINKKIFITIMKARLNSQARGRMYFLAREEMKAIEAERALKRSGKLDSDPRRQRSRVAGADFFLTGRLEGHSTAGRGGVSDYIVYTFKMIDPESSVEVWEDIVEVKKEGLDDVIYR